Proteins encoded together in one candidate division WOR-3 bacterium window:
- a CDS encoding zinc ribbon domain-containing protein: protein MPVYEYSCDDCGHKFDIVATLAEKEAGLKPVCPNCGGRRVHQIFGRFTVVGGSKSEVDFDAGIGDEDLEDSEDLGAGLSDLDEELGDEGDIGESDEFDID, encoded by the coding sequence ATGCCGGTATATGAGTACAGTTGTGATGATTGCGGTCATAAGTTTGACATTGTCGCCACTCTGGCAGAGAAGGAGGCAGGTCTGAAACCGGTTTGCCCGAATTGTGGTGGGAGAAGGGTGCACCAGATTTTTGGCCGGTTTACGGTTGTTGGGGGGTCAAAGAGCGAAGTGGATTTTGATGCGGGTATCGGGGATGAGGATTTAGAGGATAGTGAAGATTTGGGCGCGGGTTTGAGCGACCTTGATGAGGAACTGGGTGATGAAGGTGATATCGGGGAAAGTGATGAGTTTGATATTGATTGA
- the cobO gene encoding cob(I)yrinic acid a,c-diamide adenosyltransferase: MIEIYTGDGKGKTTAALGLALRAAGHNWRVLIVQFMKGDPEYGEVKAVRFVPGIELHQFGLKTFVKRGSPDEEDVRLANKGLKFAQAAIKGGGYQMVILDEVNVAIDYGLLSLSEVLQLVKECPKDVELVLTGRNAPPELIAAADLVSEVREIKHPFQKGVVNRVGIDH, encoded by the coding sequence GTGATTGAAATCTACACCGGCGATGGCAAAGGGAAAACGACCGCAGCATTAGGACTTGCGCTGCGCGCCGCCGGTCATAACTGGCGGGTGTTAATTGTCCAGTTTATGAAGGGTGACCCGGAATATGGCGAAGTCAAGGCGGTAAGGTTTGTTCCCGGGATTGAATTGCATCAGTTCGGATTGAAGACCTTTGTTAAAAGGGGCAGTCCTGATGAGGAGGATGTCCGGTTGGCAAACAAAGGGCTAAAGTTTGCGCAAGCGGCGATAAAAGGGGGCGGGTATCAGATGGTGATTCTGGATGAGGTCAATGTGGCAATAGATTATGGGTTACTTTCCCTAAGCGAGGTGTTACAGTTGGTCAAGGAGTGCCCCAAGGATGTGGAACTGGTTTTGACCGGCAGGAATGCCCCGCCGGAGTTAATTGCGGCGGCGGATTTGGTAAGTGAGGTGCGCGAGATTAAGCACCCGTTTCAAAAGGGGGTCGTGAATCGTGTCGGAATCGACCATTGA
- the meaB gene encoding methylmalonyl Co-A mutase-associated GTPase MeaB, translating into MSESTIDELISRFRNGDRRACGQIISLVENNLPEGALVLNQLYPLMGRAYRIGITGPPGAGKSTLVEKLALALRRSGETVGIVAVDPTSPFSGGAVLGDRVRMGGLFTDPGVYIRSMATRGSLGGLARKTKEVCDVLDAFGKNYLIIETVGVGQMELDIAEAADSTVVVLVPESGDAIQTLKAGLMEIGEIYCVNKSDRDGADRMVLEIRAMLEMRAKNDGWFPPVVKTIATTGVGVDELLQGVLSHRQHQEQTDLLAARRRQALRMEMERIVEEKLRQEFLSQPEVVRLIDKLLIEVVERKISPYQAAEAVWKRCFKSD; encoded by the coding sequence GTGTCGGAATCGACCATTGATGAGTTGATCAGCCGTTTTCGGAATGGTGACCGCCGCGCCTGCGGACAGATAATTTCGCTGGTGGAAAACAATCTGCCCGAAGGGGCTTTAGTTCTGAATCAACTTTATCCTTTGATGGGCAGGGCATACCGGATTGGTATCACCGGGCCACCAGGTGCAGGTAAGAGCACGCTGGTGGAGAAGTTGGCACTGGCGTTGCGCCGCAGCGGGGAAACGGTCGGGATTGTTGCGGTTGACCCGACTTCGCCTTTTTCGGGTGGGGCGGTGCTGGGCGACCGGGTTCGAATGGGCGGACTTTTTACCGACCCCGGGGTGTACATTCGTTCAATGGCAACCCGGGGCAGTTTAGGTGGGCTGGCACGGAAGACAAAAGAGGTGTGCGATGTGCTGGATGCATTCGGGAAGAATTATCTCATAATTGAGACCGTTGGCGTGGGCCAGATGGAACTGGATATCGCTGAGGCGGCGGATTCAACGGTGGTTGTGCTGGTGCCGGAGTCGGGCGATGCGATTCAGACCTTAAAAGCCGGTTTGATGGAGATTGGCGAAATTTACTGTGTAAATAAGAGTGACCGGGATGGCGCGGACCGGATGGTTCTTGAAATTCGGGCGATGCTTGAGATGCGGGCGAAAAATGACGGCTGGTTTCCACCGGTGGTGAAGACAATCGCCACAACGGGCGTCGGCGTTGACGAGCTATTACAGGGGGTGCTCAGCCATCGGCAGCATCAGGAGCAAACCGACCTACTGGCAGCGCGGCGTCGGCAGGCGCTCCGGATGGAGATGGAACGAATTGTCGAGGAGAAGTTGCGCCAGGAGTTTTTGTCCCAGCCCGAAGTTGTCCGCCTTATCGATAAACTGCTTATTGAAGTGGTAGAACGGAAAATTTCTCCTTATCAAGCCGCCGAGGCGGTCTGGAAAAGGTGTTTTAAAAGTGATTAA
- a CDS encoding methylmalonyl-CoA mutase family protein gives MAQDDLERIREEKARWERCVDKGDPNRFQTVSGVPVDIIYTPADIKDLDYLRDLGFPGEYPFTRGIRHNMYRGRLWTMRQFSGFGTARQTNARYKFLLAHGETGLSVAFDFPTLYGRDSDDPMARGEVGKCGVAVSSLEDMETLFDGIPLGEVSTSMTINGPAAVLWAFYIVAAEKQGVPSEKLRGTIQNDILKEYIAQKSWLFPPEPSLRIITDIMAFGAERVPKWNTISISGYHIREAGSTAVQELAFTLKDGMTYVEAGIKAGLDVDSFAPRLSFFFNSHLDFFEEIAKFRAARRIWAREMRETFKAKKPESWLLRFHTQTAGCTLTAQQPENNIVRTAFQALAAVLGGTQSLHTNSMDETWALPTEKAVLIALRTQQIIAEETGVVNVIDPLGGSYYLEHLTNEMERQAYDYFAKIDALGGMVKAIEQGFPQREIAEAAYRYQKAVDENVRTVVGVNKYVLEGEKLEIPILKIEPEVEKEQCERLARLRQRRDNARVQRTLKDLKDACAGKDNVMYPILEAVRAYATLGEICNAMKEIFGTYSEPPMF, from the coding sequence ATGGCTCAGGATGATTTAGAAAGGATAAGAGAAGAGAAGGCACGCTGGGAAAGGTGTGTTGACAAAGGAGACCCGAACCGGTTTCAGACGGTATCGGGCGTGCCGGTGGATATTATTTATACCCCGGCAGATATAAAGGATTTAGACTATCTACGCGATTTGGGATTTCCGGGCGAATATCCGTTTACCCGTGGCATCAGGCATAATATGTATCGCGGCCGATTGTGGACGATGCGACAGTTTTCCGGGTTCGGAACCGCGCGCCAGACAAACGCCCGATACAAATTTCTTTTAGCCCACGGTGAAACCGGGCTTTCGGTCGCGTTTGATTTCCCGACGCTTTACGGGCGTGATTCTGACGACCCGATGGCACGGGGCGAGGTGGGGAAATGCGGTGTTGCCGTCTCGTCGTTAGAAGATATGGAGACGCTTTTTGACGGCATTCCGCTGGGGGAAGTTTCTACTTCAATGACCATCAATGGTCCGGCAGCGGTGCTCTGGGCGTTTTATATTGTCGCAGCGGAGAAGCAGGGGGTGCCGAGTGAGAAGTTGCGCGGGACAATTCAGAATGACATTTTAAAGGAGTACATCGCCCAGAAGTCCTGGCTTTTCCCGCCCGAGCCCAGTTTGCGCATCATCACCGACATAATGGCATTTGGCGCCGAGCGGGTGCCAAAATGGAATACGATTTCAATCTCCGGTTACCACATCCGGGAGGCGGGTTCAACCGCGGTCCAGGAACTGGCGTTTACACTGAAAGACGGGATGACCTATGTGGAAGCGGGTATCAAAGCCGGGCTGGATGTGGATTCGTTTGCGCCCCGGCTTTCTTTCTTTTTTAACTCGCACCTTGACTTCTTTGAGGAGATTGCCAAATTTCGGGCGGCACGGCGCATCTGGGCAAGGGAAATGCGGGAGACCTTTAAGGCAAAAAAGCCCGAATCGTGGCTTTTGCGTTTTCACACCCAGACCGCGGGTTGCACCCTGACGGCACAGCAACCGGAAAATAACATTGTCCGGACCGCGTTCCAGGCGCTGGCAGCGGTGCTGGGTGGAACCCAGAGTTTGCACACCAACTCGATGGACGAAACCTGGGCACTGCCAACCGAGAAGGCGGTTTTAATCGCCCTCCGGACGCAGCAGATTATCGCTGAGGAGACCGGGGTGGTAAATGTGATTGACCCGCTGGGTGGTTCTTACTATCTTGAGCACCTTACGAATGAAATGGAGCGGCAGGCTTATGACTATTTTGCGAAGATTGATGCGCTGGGTGGTATGGTGAAGGCGATTGAACAGGGTTTTCCCCAGCGTGAGATCGCCGAAGCCGCTTACCGTTACCAGAAGGCGGTCGATGAAAATGTCCGGACGGTGGTTGGGGTCAATAAGTATGTGCTGGAAGGCGAGAAACTGGAAATTCCGATTCTTAAAATTGAACCCGAAGTCGAGAAAGAGCAGTGCGAACGGCTGGCGCGGTTACGGCAGCGCCGGGATAATGCCCGGGTTCAGCGGACATTAAAAGACTTAAAAGACGCCTGCGCCGGCAAGGACAATGTTATGTACCCGATTCTTGAGGCGGTGCGGGCTTATGCAACATTAGGAGAAATCTGTAATGCAATGAAGGAAATATTCGGTACTTATAGCGAGCCACCGATGTTTTAG
- a CDS encoding cobalamin B12-binding domain-containing protein yields MAKKLRVLIAKPGLDGHDRGAKVVARALRDAGFEVIYTGLHQTPEMIAEAAIQEDVDAVGLSILSGAHMTLFPEVMRLLKEKGGEDILVFGGGIIPQEDMEQLYRMGCGKLFGPGTPTQEIVNYLREKFPDRV; encoded by the coding sequence ATGGCAAAAAAACTGAGGGTTCTGATTGCGAAGCCCGGACTTGATGGTCATGACCGGGGAGCCAAGGTGGTGGCGCGGGCACTGCGCGATGCGGGGTTTGAGGTGATTTACACCGGTTTACACCAGACACCTGAGATGATTGCAGAGGCGGCGATTCAAGAGGATGTTGATGCCGTGGGGCTTTCGATTCTATCCGGTGCCCATATGACACTTTTTCCGGAGGTGATGCGTTTACTCAAAGAGAAGGGCGGGGAAGACATTCTGGTGTTCGGCGGCGGAATAATACCGCAGGAAGATATGGAGCAACTCTACCGGATGGGTTGCGGTAAACTTTTTGGTCCCGGGACGCCGACGCAAGAAATCGTCAACTATTTAAGGGAAAAGTTTCCTGACCGGGTTTAG